A stretch of Octopus sinensis unplaced genomic scaffold, ASM634580v1 Contig19242, whole genome shotgun sequence DNA encodes these proteins:
- the LOC115232064 gene encoding secreted acidic protein 1A-like, which produces MATVTMVSTIMVMATVAMATMATTTTATATTTTTATTTTMTATMAMVTMVSMSNGDDENGNDDNGNDDNGDDDNGDDDNGDGDNGNSDSGYGNNGDGDNGDDDNCDDDNGDDDNDNDSLEDSTIHVADTFL; this is translated from the coding sequence ATGGCGACAGTGACAATGGTGTcgacaataatggtgatggcGACAGTGGCGATGGCGACAATGGCGACGACGACAACGGCGacagcaacaacgacgacaacggcgacaacgacaacgatgacggcAACAATGGCGATGGTGACAATGGTGTCGATGTCAAATGGCGACGACGAGAACGGCAATGACGACAACGGCAATGACGACAATGGTGACGACGACAAtggcgatgatgacaatggtgacggCGACAATGGCAACAGCGACAGTGGCTACGGCAACAATGGCGATGGTGACAATGGCGACGATGACAACTGCGACGATGACAAcggcgacgatgacaatgacaatgattcaTTAGAGGACAGCACCATCCACGTCGCTGACACCTTCCTCT